The nucleotide window tctaaagagcatgtgacttttgatcccggggtctgagttcaagccccacaggggGTGTcgagattactgaaataaataaatcttaaaaaaaaaaaaaaaggagtgcctTGCATTTTGATAGTATCACCTGGCTTGCCCTACAGAGTTTGCATGAACACTGGAGAGTCTGTTTTAGAAATTTCTTGGAATTAAATCTCTTTCACTGCTAATTACATAGGTAATTCACTTCTCTTTGTACAAGGACAGCTATGTTTGTTGTCTGTGATCCAAGTAAAGAAATGAAGGACATTGCCAGGGAAAGTGCATACCCTGAAAGGAATTGGTTGGTAACTCGGCAGACCCAGGTGAACCATTTCTTACTCTCTGGATGGCATTTTGTTCCTCAACCTTATTATGTTCCCAAGAGAAATGATTCTCCTCAGGAATCACAGATAGTGAATAAGGCGGCAGCAGTCATAGGTCATACCTTCATATCAGAATCCACAGATTCACTGTCTTCAGAATGGGTAAGGTGATGCCAAGGGCTACTTTTGTAAGCATGAGGGTCTTGCAGGCTCCTCTGAAAGGCAGCAGGTGCTGGGTTCCAGTGATTTAATAAACCGCAATGACTGAACAGAGTCTTGCAACCATTTTCAAAGTTTGATGGAAAATTCAGTCCTAATTGGTTGCCATAGGATTGAAACTTGAATCATAGCATTGCTACATAGTAAAACAAATTAATCAAGAATGTCAAGGGACAATCCATTATTCTTACAAGTTCCCCAGTTGTTCTTAGAGTCACAGGATTTCCAGCTAGTTTTTGCCCATTTAAGAATCACTTCCTTGCTGCTAGATGCTAAAGTCCATCCTGGGAATAGAAGATGATGTGTTTTTATAATCTAAATCTCTGATcgttcatactttttttttctctctttatcctgATATCAGTAGCTTTGACTTTgctttgtatgtgtgtatctgtgtattcTGAAGAATAATTGAGGGTTTTTTCACCTGCCACATTGAGATAAATCCACCGGTATTACAGTCccttaaaagaatttaaagaatgcTTATATATTCTTATTCAccaattatactttattttcaaatatgattaTACATCTTTCACTGGttactaaaaaaaattgatgaaatataTAGCTggatataaacatattaaaagtatATTGCCTGTTTTTAGCAGACGATTTTGAGCACCCGCTATGAACTTGACACTGGGGACACTCTGGGCTCTCTGTCATTGGACTGCACATATTAGAGGTAGCTGTTGCCAGGCCATGGAGCAACAGAGCTCCTTTACTGTAATCATTTTGGATTAAATGTGTGTTAGGGTTCTTCAGAGAACCGGAAACAAtaggaaatgataaatatatagagatatgAATCtgttataaggaattggctcatgagaTTAGAGAGGCTGAGCGGTCCCAAGATTCACAATTGGCAAGCCAGAGACCTAAGAGAACCAATGATAAAGTtccagtccaagtccaaaggcctgagatcCAGGGGAGCCGATGGTGTAAGTTCCAGCTCTAGTGTGAGTCTGAAGGCGGGAGCAGGCTGAGGTCCCAGCTCAGACagttgggcagagagagggaattccgTTCAGACCTTCAATGGATTGGGTCAGACCCACTCACATTGGGGTGGGCCATCTGCTGGACTTAGTGTAcccattcaaaattttttttctttaatgtttttttatttttgagacagagagagacagagcatgagtgggggaggggcagagaggagggacacacagaatccacagcaggctccagactctgaacccagagcacagagcccaacgaggggattgaatccatgaaccgtgagatcacgacctgagcggaaggcaggtgcttaactgactgagccaccaaggcattaGTCTACCCATTCAAATACTAATCTCATCTAGAAATATCCTCACAGACAAACCCAGAatgatgtttaaccaaatatctgggctgTCATGGCCCAGtcaaggtgacacataaaattaataatcacAGAATGTCATGGAATTTTGCGATGGCTGTCACTGTCCCAGAGAACATAAATTGTTAGAAGGTTTTCCtaaatttcaacaaaataaaaatgaagtctgattttaagaaaaagcagcccacatttaaaaataaaattttttatttttaatacaatttaagttggttaaacatccgactcttgatttcggctcaggtcatgatcccagggtttgtgCCCTTACCCCACTCCACGCACGtgcatgcttctctctctcaaaataaataaacatttaaaaaataaggggcgcctgggtggctcagttggttaagcggccgacttcggctcaggtcatgatctcgcggtccgtgagttcgagctccgcgtcgggctctgtgctgacagctcagaacctggagcctgtttcggattctgtgtctccctctctctgaccctcccctgttcatgctctgtctctccctgtcttaaaaataaaacgttaaaaaaaaaaaattaaaaaaataaaagttaaaaaaaagaaaaagaaaataaaaagaagagtggGTAGTCTGCAGTATTACCATTTGGGGTAGGCGGCATAATAGAGTGGAGAGATTGTGAACTTTGAAGTTAGACAGACTGAGGTTTGAATCCCATCTCTGCTGCCtattagctgtggactttggGTGGGTTACTTATCTGAATTGTAATTCTGTGATCTGTCTTAAAATGAAGCATACCTACTTCATGGTGGCATTTGATTAGAGAAAATGTCTAGAAAATGGGATgcagtagatattcaataaataaaactcgTCACTTCAAAGTTGACTCTAAGGGATGCCATATAGACCATTTTGTCAAAAAGAGTCTTTTGTCCTGaagttatttgacattttttcatTGACTGATGACAGGTATAGTGTGCGGCCATCCTGGTATCTAACTGTGTCCCAGAGACATGCCTGTGAATGACTCACTGTAGCTTTCTCTCTTGTTGTTTTGCTAGAGTTAaattagaagagagagaaactgcgGAGAATACTGTAACAGTCAAGAATGGTGACGATAGTCATTTATTAcccagaaaagcaaagaagagggCATTTAAGTTGGAGGAGGGTGAAGAAACCGAACTAGAttacagaaattcaaagaaacattGGAAGAGGCAAGAGAACAGTAGCAATGGGAAGACCTTGGATCTAGAACCTAAAGCTGCCACAGATCAGAGTATGAGGAAAAAGggcaagaggaaaaacaaagccaTGTGTGGTGTAGTGGATGGTGAtgacaaagaaaccaaaagaaagtcaccaaagaggaaggagaaatgcGAACttaaaaggcaaaccaagaactCCAGGTCTTCTAAAGCACAGACAGTGAAGGACTGGGCCATCTCGAACTGTGGTCCTCTGAAAGGCTCACCTGCTAGGAACAGCCTTGTCAAAGCCAAAAGGAAAGGCGGCACGGGCGTCTGTCCAAAAGACAGCCCCATTTCCTCCTCAGAGTCCGAGTCTTCTCATGAGTCCACCAGTGATGGTGTCAGCAATGTCCTCTTGGAGGTCAGAAATTCCTCAGAGAAAACATCAACTGAGTTATCAAAGGAAGGGCCCTCGACAAAAAACACGACTGCAAACAAAGTGGCTGCCAAAACTGGCTTCACCTGTGCGGCCGTCAAGTGCAAGACGACCAGAGCATCATCTTCCAGTTCGGACTCCAGCTCGGAGTCGGACGACCAGTGCACGGTGTCGAAGAGCGCCCCGGAGCGCGCTGCGGGTTTCTTAAGGCCTGTAGGCCTCTTTGCAGGAAGAGGCTGTCCGGGCCCGGGGCCATGTGCGCAGACCCCACACGCTGCCGGGTGGAAGCTCTCGGACGCAAACGGTGCCAGACAGGCTCCTCCCGGGCCCCCTCCCAACGTGACTCTCCCCACCAGTTTGGGaagaggctgggggagaggagaggacctTCTTTCTTGGAAGGGAGCTAGGGGTCGGGGTGTGCGGGGGAGAGGCCGGGGCCGAGGGCAAGCTGTTTCCTTTGTGTTAAATAGAAACCCTGAGTATCAGAAGCACCAGCAACTAAATGAAATGGTAACAAACTCCTCTACTATTATCCAGGCAAGTATTATTTATCGTGAGTGCGCTTCTTCCGCTAGGCCCGTGGGGTGTGTCTGCAGTTGATGTCACGGCTTCACTTTTGTCACCAGTAACAAAGTCACGtgactcatgctgtctttcaGAATCCGGTAGAGACACACAAGGACTACAGTTTGTTACCGCTGTTAGCAGCTGCCCCACAAGTTGGAGAAAAGATTGCATTTaaggtacattttaaaacaacaattaccACCAAAAAGATTCTTCTCCCTCCAAATAAACTTACTCATTGGCAGGTCAggattatatatgtgtatgtactaGACCCTTTCCAGATCATATCTGTCCTGTGCCTAGCATGTAGTGGGTACCTACTTATGGttttctgaatgaataaaaatggctGAGCTTGGTGTGTGGAACCTAGCAAGCGCTCAGTTAAGAAAGGCTCTGCATAGCACCAACCCCTCTCCACCCCAAACCGAAGAAACCTCTCCCACTGAAACTTCTGTCTCGCCACAGGTCATGGCAGGGCTCCCAGAATGGTGGAGTGGGCACCCCGCCACTGCATGTTttcttgggggcaggggagaggaactGCGGGGCTTGTGTATTTGTgggctctttcttcttttttagcttTTGGAGCTGACATCCGATTATTCTCCTGATGTCTCTGACTACAAGGTAaggctttttatttaaaaataactaagtgTCAGTATATTAAACAAGCTAAAGTCGTATTTAATACTGCTAATATggataattttgattttttttcagtaaataatgtTGTAGAAAATGGGAGCATTatcaaaatgtaaactttttaaCAGTATCACTGTGGAGCCCCCAGTGTTATTTTCCTTACATCTGGGGAAGAATGTAGAATAATGACaagtttaattcttttaaagtcatttttttttttttctaaccagcTTAGACAACCAGCTTAGCAAGCTTATTTGAATGCCACTCTCCCAGGATCctaaactttgaaagaaaatactaaatagCTTTCAGCCAGAAAATTTGATTACTTTCATCATAGGAATCTCTTTTATATAATTGTGAATTACTGCAGATTCTTATGGTCTAACATGGCCCCTTTTATATTATCTCTTCACCACAGGTAATTCACGAGTACTGTCCCTGTACTTTATTCACTTAACACGTGTATGGGACTTCACATTGGCATGAGCTTTATCACAATTCAGTAAAAGTTTGACCCCATCAGTGGGATTACAGAATTACatgttcccttccttttttcatccattcaaaattttgttgaaaactttgttaaaggggtgcctgggtggctcagtcggttgagcacctgactttggctcaggtcatgatctcacagttcatgagtttgagccccgcgtcgggctctgtgctgacagctcaaagcctggagcctgcttcgcattctgtctccctctccctctgcccctctcctgcttgtgctctgtctctcaaaaatgaatacattaaaaaagaaaaaaagaaaactttgttaaaatgcacattttttaatttttatgtaatatacGGAATAtaagtccatttaaaaaatgacttgatACCTTGGAAGactttttttaaaccttgaaagatttttaaaatcttggtaAGAACCTTTCCTCAAAAGTAGGCTGGAAGGTAGGTCAGTTCTGGGTAACTggtattttatcacatttttcatCTTGACCCCTTTATATAGGTGACATATGATTTGTCATCTAAAGCAGGATACTTGTGCATGAAAAGggttaatattatattaataattatccTGGAAGGAAATGTAAATGGACTTGTCTTGGGCAAACCAGGATGTTTTATCACCTTACCATAGATAATTACTTTAATTCTGTGATGTACTACAAGATAGAAATATAGAATTGGTATGTTCTACAACCTCTACAAACTATGATTCTAGatgatactgatttttttattttttatttttattattggttttttattaaaaaaattttttttaatgttttttattttatttttgagagacagagacagagcatgggcgagggagggacaagagagagggagacgcagaatccgaagcaggctccaggctctgagctgtcagcatagagccaatgcaggcttgaactcatgaacgtgagatcatgacctgagcttaagtcggtgctcaaccgactgagccacccaggcgccccattattggttttttatttcagagagaaagtgcatgagtgggggagagggacagaataaAAAGGGCCTtgggggagaatcttaagcaggctccacgctcagcacagagcccaacacagggcttgatcccatgaccgtgggatcacaacctgagctgaaatcaagagttggatgctcaaccaactgagccacccagacaccctgattCTGATTATTTTAATGCATATTAAATCTATGTTGGTCATCACAGTTCTTACCCTGGAAAGCTATTTTCTTACTTTCCCGGTATTTAGAACTTTCtggaaatgattttcaaaacCATTTGGAAAGTGAAAATCAGTACCGTTTTTTTTGCCTTGACCTCAAGTGCTGTTATCTAGCTTGATCACTAGCTTTATTCCTGAAGCTTGTCTTCAAAAGTTAAATCTGTCTTCAAAGGATGTAGTCTCCTCCACACTCAACCCTGTCTCACGTGTACGTACCTACCTGTGGGATTTTAATTGATGAAGGTGGCTGAGTGATGCCACAGAAGTCAGTGCAATGAAAGAAGAATTTATTACTTACGCTTCCCGAGGGAGGGGGAATGCCACACCATGCAGGACCCCGGAGGAAAGCACCAGGGTGTCatccagaggcagagacaggagtgAAGAGAAAGCCCGGGCAGGGCCTTTATTGGGGTTTCCTTGGGATAGGCCAGGCGGGATGGGGGAAGCAGTTTAGGATTGGCTCGTTTGAATAATTAGCAGACTTTGGGCTATAGGGGCCGTGCCTAGTTGTGTGGTACCTGACCCTGGAATGATTTAGATTCAGGGGAAATATTGGCTTGGTGTGTGGGAGTTTTATTTCTCCTACATAttgatttattaaagaaaaaaagttttcatattaagataaaatttatgtaatgtaaaatttaccattttaaccattttaaagtgtataattcagtggttttagtatattccAGTGTTTCACCTGCTGGTTTTTGACttggacttttatttttgaaaggaaggaaaaatactaAGCCACAATCCAGACACCCAGCAAGTAGATATAGAAATTCTTTCATCCTTACCTGGTGAGTCTTGTAGAAAAGAATTCGAAAATTTAGTCTCTTTATATCTACATTGGTTTCTAAATAGCTTTTACACACAGGAGCTGCTCTCTTGCTTGGCCTCTGGGACTAACTGTCCACTATCCCTGTCCGCACAGAGCAGCCCAGGAGACCCGAGCTCCCCCTAGTGGAGGTGTGTGTCCACTATGGATTGTTGGATCTGTTTACAAAGCTGTTAGGCAAGTTGTTCTTATTCCTGTAATTATGCAGTTTCATAAAAACTGCATAAACTAATGAACATTGATTGCAAAAAGAATTATTTCTGTGAAACCCAAGTTGAATGCCAACCCAGGAGTATAACTAAGAAATTTACTATTCAATCGTGTGGGTGGATCTGCTTTGAGATTGGGAGGAATCTGGTAAAAATCTAGGAAGATTCTGAACTCAGGCTGCCTTGCTAGTGTTTGCATTCTTGTATCCCTTTAGAAGAACTCAGAACTGGAAATTGTAGAAATTGCAGATATACATTAAGTATGTGgtttatgaaagaaagagaactctAGTCAGTGGGCTCCTAAGACCTTCTCAGGTCTATCTCCAAAGATTGGCAAATGAGCATACTTCAGTGTGTTAAGTCAAAATAGAATGTCTAAAGTATATGTGCGTGCACACTCTCACACATCGTTTTAAATGGCTCCCTGCTTTATCCCTGATTCATTTCACCCATTATTGGTTCTAAAATCTGAGAATAAGAGAGCTTTTACTGTATGTGGCTTCACTTGGGTTGTGTTGTAGGGGTCCCTGGCCACAGATCAGGGGAGACCCTTTTTCTTTAGCAGACCCGAAGgcaattaattattttctctttgtgtttaaaTAATGTAGTGAGCAAAAGATTCAAAACTCCCATACACAGTAATCAGTTAACATGGTTTTCCAACGAAGTCCCTTTATAATGTTAAGTAAATGATTAGATATAACTTAAATTggttttccagctttcttctcaTTAGGTTTTATTTGAGGAAATCTCTCTTCCTAGGAATGGTGGGCAAAGAAATTTGTCCATGGTCAGATTCCACGACACAGCCTGATCACTGCTTGTCAGGTGATTGACAGTGATAACATCCAATTAGAACTTTTCTTCTTTGGGGCATCAAGAAGTGTCTTTTATCTGCTCACTGGTGGAAATACAGGTAGTCCTCGCTTTGCATGGTTCTGATATATAGGAACTTTAGTTACCATGGTTTGGTTAACACCAGTTCCCAAAGACGTTAGATATGTTACCTGTTAACTGACTAGTGGCACAAAGTTCTGCTAATTCTTCAGTCCACAGATCGCTACGTAAATAACAGATGCCCATCATGATCGGTGACCAGTCATGTCACGTCCTTCCAAGTCTCCTGGTGATAAGTCACCGTGCAGCTGTTACTCAGTTCCCATACACGCAGCATCGCATGAGGCTATGCTGTCTCCTTGTACAATCTCAGTGATAGACCCACAGGGCATCTTACAAAAATGGAGAATGGAGGTAGGGAATTGGTCGACAGAGATGAAAgtacaacaaagaaacaaaaagtgataGTTCTGGAGGTGACACCCAAGTGAAGTTTAAACTTGTGGAGTTAGAAGAAACCGCTAACCGTGGGGATGTTGGAACTGCAGTTTATGTGAGCTTGACATAAAGGAAGAAGGTAGTGGTGATGACAGGGATAAAGAGGTCCCGGAGGTGGCATCAGCAAAAACATCACACAattgcaaaacagaaacaaagaagctCCAAGAGTTATTTCACGATGATGTCAagatctgaaaggaaaaaatactgaaagctGATCCACGCTTAGAAAGGTGTCTGCAAGTTCCGTAAAGTGTAAAGATTCTCTGTGTTGTTGTTATGCGACAGGAAGGCAAGCACTGTTCAAGCCACCCTTGAtaagtttccttttcctttttcttttctttcgcCTGATAAGTTTCttacaaagaaatagaacactAGTTCTTGGTCTTTTGGATGTCTCAGATTACAGTGTACTACATAAATGCtagttttactatttttcatcTCTCTGTACAGTAATTTTAATGTTCTGATAGTTTTTAAAGGTCATGAGACAAtcataatttttccatttattattcaGATAGTTTTGCATGATGTCAGCCTGGATGGTCATTTTTATGGTCCCACACTACCATGCAACGCGAGGATTGCTGTATTACC belongs to Acinonyx jubatus isolate Ajub_Pintada_27869175 chromosome E1, VMU_Ajub_asm_v1.0, whole genome shotgun sequence and includes:
- the COIL gene encoding coilin isoform X1; translation: MAASETVRLRLQFDYPPPATPHCTAFWLLVDLNRCRVVTDLISLIRQRFGFSSGAILGLYLEGGLLPPAESARLVRDNDCLRVKLEERETAENTVTVKNGDDSHLLPRKAKKRAFKLEEGEETELDYRNSKKHWKRQENSSNGKTLDLEPKAATDQSMRKKGKRKNKAMCGVVDGDDKETKRKSPKRKEKCELKRQTKNSRSSKAQTVKDWAISNCGPLKGSPARNSLVKAKRKGGTGVCPKDSPISSSESESSHESTSDGVSNVLLEVRNSSEKTSTELSKEGPSTKNTTANKVAAKTGFTCAAVKCKTTRASSSSSDSSSESDDQCTVSKSAPERAAGFLRPVGLFAGRGCPGPGPCAQTPHAAGWKLSDANGARQAPPGPPPNVTLPTSLGRGWGRGEDLLSWKGARGRGVRGRGRGRGQAVSFVLNRNPEYQKHQQLNEMVTNSSTIIQNPVETHKDYSLLPLLAAAPQVGEKIAFKLLELTSDYSPDVSDYKEGKILSHNPDTQQVDIEILSSLPAMKEPGKFDLVYHNENGTEVVEYAVTQEKRITVFWRELIDPRLIVEPPSTIPSTEPARG
- the COIL gene encoding coilin isoform X2, with amino-acid sequence MAASETVRLRLQFDYPPPATPHCTAFWLLVDLNRCRVVTDLISLIRQRFGFSSGAILGLYLEGGLLPPAESARLVRDNDCLRVKLEERETAENTVTVKNGDDSHLLPRKAKKRAFKLEEGEETELDYRNSKKHWKRQENSSNGKTLDLEPKAATDQSMRKKGKRKNKAMCGVVDGDDKETKRKSPKRKEKCELKRQTKNSRSSKAQTVKDWAISNCGPLKGSPARNSLVKAKRKGGTGVCPKDSPISSSESESSHESTSDGVSNVLLEVRNSSEKTSTELSKEGPSTKNTTANKVAAKTGFTCAAVKCKTTRASSSSSDSSSESDDQCTVSKSAPERAAGFLRPVGLFAGRGCPGPGPCAQTPHAAGWKLSDANGARQAPPGPPPNVTLPTSLGRGWGRGEDLLSWKGARGRGVRGRGRGRGQAVSFVLNRNPEYQKHQQLNEMVTNSSTIIQNPVETHKDYSLLPLLAAAPQVGEKIAFKLLELTSDYSPDVSDYKEGKILSHNPDTQQVDIEILSSLPDHCFLERVD